In Shinella sp. XGS7, a single genomic region encodes these proteins:
- the glcF gene encoding glycolate oxidase subunit GlcF, whose product MQTQLAPPYQGTPEGRQAEEILRRCVHCGFCTATCPTYQLLGDELDGPRGRIYLIKQVLEGATPTAATQQHLDRCLACRNCESTCPSGVQYGQLVEIGRQLVEAQVERPRTERAKRWLLKEGLTSPLFAPAMKLGQALRPLVPAALRDKVPAKAPPQAHRWPTRAHARKVLMLMGCVQPAMMPNINSATARVLDAAGIQTLVADGAGCCGAIRSHLNDHEGGLADMRRNIDAWWPLVEGLTEAGQVEAIVMNASGCGLTVKEYGQALAHDPAYRDKAARISALTRDLSELLPDLLPALKSRLGSRRPDQRLAYHPPCTLQHGQRLRGGVEGALRELGFSVELAPCDSHLCCGSAGTYSVLQPELSKQLRDRKLAALAPLQAQTIVSANIGCIQQLQSGSALPVRHWVELLDEALA is encoded by the coding sequence ATGCAGACCCAGCTCGCCCCGCCCTACCAAGGCACGCCCGAAGGCCGCCAGGCCGAGGAGATCCTGCGCCGCTGCGTGCACTGCGGCTTCTGCACCGCCACCTGCCCCACCTATCAGCTGCTGGGCGATGAGCTGGACGGCCCGCGCGGCCGCATCTACCTGATCAAGCAGGTGCTGGAAGGCGCCACACCCACGGCCGCCACCCAGCAGCACCTGGACCGCTGCCTGGCCTGCCGCAACTGCGAGAGCACCTGTCCCTCGGGCGTGCAGTACGGGCAGCTGGTGGAGATCGGCCGCCAGCTGGTGGAAGCCCAGGTGGAGCGCCCGCGCACCGAGCGTGCCAAGCGCTGGCTGCTCAAGGAGGGGCTGACCTCGCCCCTCTTCGCCCCGGCCATGAAGCTGGGCCAGGCCCTGCGCCCCCTGGTGCCGGCGGCCCTGCGCGACAAGGTGCCGGCCAAGGCCCCGCCCCAGGCCCACCGCTGGCCCACGCGGGCCCATGCGCGCAAGGTGCTGATGCTGATGGGCTGCGTGCAGCCGGCCATGATGCCCAATATCAACTCGGCCACCGCCCGGGTGCTGGACGCCGCCGGCATCCAGACCCTGGTGGCCGATGGCGCGGGCTGCTGCGGCGCCATCCGCAGCCATCTGAACGACCACGAGGGCGGCCTGGCCGATATGCGCCGCAATATCGACGCCTGGTGGCCCCTGGTGGAGGGCCTGACCGAGGCCGGCCAGGTGGAGGCCATCGTGATGAACGCCTCGGGCTGCGGGCTCACGGTCAAGGAATATGGCCAGGCCCTGGCCCACGACCCGGCCTACCGCGACAAGGCCGCGCGCATCAGCGCCCTGACCCGCGACCTCAGCGAGCTGCTGCCCGATCTGCTGCCGGCGCTCAAGTCGCGCCTGGGCAGCCGCCGGCCGGATCAGCGCCTGGCCTACCACCCGCCCTGCACCCTGCAGCATGGCCAGCGCCTGCGCGGCGGGGTGGAGGGCGCGCTGCGCGAGCTGGGTTTCTCGGTGGAGCTGGCGCCCTGCGACAGCCATCTGTGCTGCGGCTCGGCCGGCACCTATTCGGTCTTGCAGCCCGAGCTCTCCAAGCAGCTGCGTGACCGCAAGCTGGCCGCCCTGGCGCCGCTGCAGGCCCAGACCATCGTCTCCGCCAATATCGGCTGCATCCAGCAGCTGCAGTCTGGCAGCGCCCTGCCGGTGCGCCACTGGGTGGAGCTGCTGGACGAAGCCCTGGCCTGA
- a CDS encoding alkaline phosphatase family protein: protein MNAHPSRRRWLLSSLAAAAALLAGCAGTPSQPGQAAAPQAGPKLIVFLVVDGLPMRQVLGYRDQLAPDGFNRFLQRGAWFSDAHYAHGHTVTAAGHAVMLSGAYPQRSGIISNEWRDRETFETVYNTQDPAHQYIGNKTAPLSGTSPKNYRVETVGDVLRGVQPESKVIGISGKDRGAILPAGHKGTAYMYMGESGQFASSTYYMKQHPAWVNAFNAAKPADAFFKKSWTPLLPEAAYARSVPDGQPWQSTGGNGNQLPAIVGDKMEKPGPLFYGNLLPSPFGDELTLAFARAAIEGEQLGADDKTDILSVSLSSHDYVNHAFGPESRLSHDHFLHLDRYLQGFFQYLDAKIGPGNYVALLTADHGFADTPEYAASRGLDADRINPSLTLAWLNTELGKRFGEGRWARGYSGAGILFDEKLIQSKGLKSAEVYAAAKQLLLTVDGIADVFTLEQLQGSDTKTPYLEAMRKSWHPEVAAPLQVVVKANWLYSSRGGGSSHGTPYRYDTHVPILAWGPAWVGQGEVKQTVEVADIAPTLARLLQVRAPEQAQGKPLPLPVSR, encoded by the coding sequence ATGAACGCTCATCCCTCGCGTCGGCGCTGGCTGCTGAGCAGCCTGGCCGCTGCCGCCGCCCTGCTGGCCGGCTGCGCCGGCACGCCCAGCCAGCCCGGCCAGGCCGCCGCCCCCCAGGCGGGCCCCAAGCTCATCGTCTTCCTGGTGGTGGACGGCCTGCCCATGCGCCAGGTGCTGGGCTACCGCGACCAGCTGGCCCCTGACGGCTTCAACCGCTTTCTGCAGCGCGGCGCCTGGTTCTCGGACGCGCACTACGCCCATGGCCACACGGTGACGGCCGCCGGCCACGCGGTGATGCTCTCGGGCGCCTACCCCCAGCGCAGCGGCATCATCAGCAATGAGTGGCGCGACCGCGAGACCTTCGAGACGGTCTACAACACCCAGGACCCGGCCCACCAGTACATCGGCAACAAGACCGCGCCGCTCTCGGGCACCAGCCCCAAGAACTACCGGGTGGAGACCGTGGGCGATGTGCTGCGCGGCGTGCAACCCGAGTCCAAGGTGATCGGCATCTCGGGCAAGGACCGCGGCGCCATCCTGCCGGCCGGCCACAAAGGCACGGCCTATATGTATATGGGCGAGAGCGGCCAGTTCGCCTCCAGCACCTATTACATGAAGCAGCACCCGGCCTGGGTGAATGCCTTCAACGCCGCCAAGCCGGCCGATGCCTTCTTCAAGAAGAGCTGGACGCCCCTGCTGCCCGAGGCGGCTTATGCCCGTTCGGTGCCGGACGGCCAGCCCTGGCAGTCCACCGGCGGCAACGGCAACCAGCTGCCCGCCATCGTCGGCGACAAGATGGAGAAGCCGGGCCCGCTGTTCTACGGCAATCTGCTGCCCTCGCCCTTTGGTGACGAGCTGACCCTGGCCTTTGCCCGCGCCGCCATCGAGGGCGAGCAGCTGGGCGCGGACGACAAGACCGACATCCTCTCGGTCAGCCTCTCCAGCCACGACTATGTGAACCACGCCTTCGGCCCCGAGTCGCGGCTCTCGCACGACCATTTCCTGCATCTGGACCGCTATCTGCAGGGCTTCTTCCAGTACCTGGACGCCAAAATCGGCCCCGGCAACTACGTGGCCCTGCTGACCGCCGACCACGGCTTTGCCGACACGCCCGAATACGCCGCCAGCCGCGGCCTGGACGCCGACCGCATCAACCCCAGCCTGACCCTGGCCTGGCTCAACACCGAGCTGGGCAAGCGCTTTGGCGAGGGCCGCTGGGCGCGTGGCTACTCCGGCGCCGGCATCCTCTTCGACGAGAAGCTGATCCAGTCCAAGGGCCTGAAGTCCGCCGAGGTCTATGCCGCCGCCAAGCAGCTGCTGCTGACCGTGGACGGCATCGCCGATGTCTTCACCCTGGAGCAGCTGCAGGGCAGCGACACCAAGACCCCGTATCTGGAGGCCATGCGCAAGTCCTGGCACCCCGAGGTGGCGGCACCGCTGCAGGTGGTGGTCAAGGCCAACTGGCTCTATAGCTCGCGCGGCGGCGGCAGCTCGCACGGCACGCCCTACCGCTACGACACCCATGTGCCCATCCTGGCCTGGGGTCCGGCCTGGGTGGGCCAGGGCGAGGTGAAGCAGACGGTGGAGGTGGCCGACATCGCCCCCACCCTGGCGCGCCTGCTGCAAGTGCGCGCTCCGGAGCAGGCCCAGGGCAAGCCCCTGCCCCTGCCGGTCTCGCGCTGA
- a CDS encoding PEP-CTERM sorting domain-containing protein — MKNMMLAVGLLAATASAQAHILDFGNGPTAAGFCSGNSAGTGALQTCGNSGWINQSYGDVAGLVDVVYSQPLQSGNPSLKWWDTGYNNLYGVLWADGGDNPSSYARIDLVAQNATGLLLKGFDLGAYPNNSRATDLKVFDLGSSQLLYEYKGSVGGLAGNTPSHFELNLSSASGLRIEWRNTAYNVGIDNIEILSAVPEPGSYALMLGGLGLLGGVARRRQRRA, encoded by the coding sequence ATGAAGAACATGATGCTGGCGGTCGGCCTCTTGGCCGCTACCGCCTCTGCCCAGGCCCACATCCTGGATTTCGGCAACGGCCCCACGGCTGCGGGCTTCTGCTCGGGCAATAGCGCCGGCACCGGTGCCCTGCAGACCTGCGGCAACAGCGGCTGGATCAACCAGAGCTACGGCGATGTGGCCGGTCTGGTGGACGTGGTCTACAGCCAGCCCCTGCAGTCCGGCAACCCGAGCCTGAAGTGGTGGGACACCGGCTACAACAATCTCTACGGCGTGCTCTGGGCCGACGGCGGCGACAACCCCAGTTCCTACGCCCGCATCGACCTGGTGGCGCAGAACGCGACCGGCCTGCTGCTCAAGGGCTTCGACCTGGGCGCCTACCCCAACAACAGCCGCGCCACCGATCTCAAGGTCTTCGACCTGGGCAGCAGCCAGCTGCTCTACGAGTACAAGGGCAGTGTGGGCGGCCTGGCCGGCAACACGCCCAGCCATTTCGAGCTGAACCTGAGCTCGGCCTCCGGCCTGCGCATCGAGTGGCGCAACACGGCCTACAACGTGGGCATCGACAATATCGAGATCCTCTCGGCCGTGCCCGAGCCCGGCAGCTATGCGCTGATGCTGGGCGGCCTGGGCTTGCTGGGCGGCGTGGCGCGTCGGCGCCAGCGCCGGGCCTGA
- a CDS encoding class I SAM-dependent methyltransferase, which yields MTISDPSALRSQTELMPRYYAQRAQEYERVFDRPHRQPDIATLKRWLRQQFAGRSVLEVASGTGFWLPEATAEARAWQGSDLNEEVLALARSKPLDFAKVQFRTADAYALDFVAPGAASPYDAGFAGLWFSHVPRSRQADWLAQFHAQLQPGARVVLIDNAYVEGDSTPIARVDAEGNGYQLRQLSDGSQHEVMKNFPDEAQLRALLGPRVRDWQWLPLRYFWALSYTLAP from the coding sequence ATGACGATCTCTGACCCCAGTGCCCTGCGCTCCCAGACCGAGCTGATGCCGCGCTACTACGCGCAGCGCGCCCAGGAGTACGAGCGCGTCTTCGACCGGCCGCATCGCCAGCCCGATATCGCCACGCTCAAGCGCTGGCTGCGCCAGCAGTTCGCCGGCCGCAGCGTGCTGGAGGTGGCCAGCGGCACCGGTTTCTGGCTGCCCGAGGCCACGGCCGAGGCCCGCGCCTGGCAGGGCAGCGACCTCAACGAGGAGGTGCTGGCCCTGGCGCGCAGCAAGCCCCTGGACTTTGCCAAGGTGCAGTTCCGCACGGCCGATGCCTATGCCCTGGACTTCGTGGCGCCCGGCGCCGCCTCGCCCTATGACGCGGGCTTTGCCGGCCTGTGGTTCTCGCATGTGCCGCGCTCGCGCCAGGCGGACTGGCTGGCCCAGTTCCACGCCCAGCTGCAGCCCGGCGCGCGCGTGGTGTTGATCGACAACGCCTATGTGGAGGGCGACAGCACACCCATCGCCCGCGTGGATGCCGAGGGCAATGGCTACCAGCTGCGCCAGCTCAGCGATGGCAGCCAGCACGAGGTGATGAAGAACTTCCCCGATGAGGCCCAGCTGCGCGCCCTGCTGGGCCCCCGGGTGCGCGACTGGCAGTGGCTGCCCCTGCGCTACTTCTGGGCCCTGAGCTACACCCTGGCCCCCTGA
- the glcE gene encoding glycolate oxidase subunit GlcE, whose translation MSQIQALQERIREAAARGTPLEIRGQGSKAFYGNTPPAASRGEPLDLSGFTGLSSYEPSELVVTVKAGTPISELEAVLAAEGQHLAFEPPRFGAGSGTVGGMVAAGLSGPARATAGAVRDHVLGLTMLNGRGEALSFGGTVMKNVAGYDVSRLMAGALGVLGPILEVSLKVLPRPVAEATLRFEMAQGQALQALNRWGGQPLPLSASACWEGALLLRLAGAEAAVAAARQSLGGELIPQDLALPFWDGLRDQRDEFFLGAERAVQGGARLWRLSVPQTAPVLNLAGEQLVEWGGGQRWLTSALPATQVREAAASVGGHATLYRAQDKSAGCFAPLPAPLMRIHRELKKAFDPQGLFNPGRLYDDL comes from the coding sequence ATGTCGCAGATCCAGGCCCTGCAAGAACGCATCCGCGAGGCCGCCGCCCGCGGCACACCGCTGGAGATCCGCGGCCAGGGCAGCAAGGCCTTCTACGGCAACACGCCCCCGGCGGCGTCGCGCGGCGAGCCGCTGGACCTCAGCGGCTTCACCGGCCTCAGCAGCTACGAGCCCAGCGAGCTGGTGGTCACGGTCAAGGCCGGCACCCCCATCAGCGAGCTCGAAGCCGTGCTGGCCGCCGAGGGTCAGCACCTGGCCTTCGAGCCGCCACGCTTCGGCGCCGGCAGCGGCACGGTGGGCGGCATGGTGGCGGCCGGGCTCTCCGGGCCGGCGCGCGCCACGGCCGGCGCGGTGCGCGACCATGTGCTGGGCCTGACCATGCTCAACGGCCGCGGCGAGGCCCTGAGCTTCGGCGGCACCGTGATGAAGAACGTGGCCGGCTACGACGTCTCGCGCCTGATGGCCGGCGCCCTGGGCGTGCTGGGGCCCATCCTGGAGGTCTCGCTCAAGGTGCTGCCGCGCCCGGTGGCCGAGGCCACGCTGCGCTTCGAGATGGCGCAGGGCCAGGCCCTGCAGGCCCTCAACCGCTGGGGCGGCCAGCCCCTGCCCCTGAGCGCCAGCGCCTGCTGGGAGGGCGCCCTGCTGCTGCGCCTGGCCGGGGCCGAGGCCGCGGTGGCCGCAGCCCGCCAGAGCCTGGGCGGCGAGCTGATCCCGCAAGACCTGGCCCTCCCCTTCTGGGACGGCCTGCGCGACCAGCGCGACGAGTTCTTCCTGGGCGCCGAGCGCGCGGTGCAGGGCGGTGCGCGCCTGTGGCGGCTCTCGGTGCCGCAGACCGCGCCGGTGCTCAATCTGGCGGGTGAGCAGCTCGTGGAGTGGGGCGGCGGCCAGCGCTGGCTCACCAGCGCCCTGCCTGCGACCCAGGTGCGCGAGGCCGCGGCGTCCGTGGGCGGCCACGCCACGCTCTACCGCGCGCAGGACAAGTCGGCCGGCTGCTTTGCGCCGCTGCCCGCGCCGCTGATGCGCATCCACCGCGAACTCAAGAAGGCCTTCGACCCGCAAGGCCTCTTCAATCCCGGACGGCTCTATGACGATCTCTGA
- a CDS encoding FAD-linked oxidase C-terminal domain-containing protein → MNTAAVAIPSAPPASSRTERQQAVVAALARVLPPHALLWTAEDTTPYECDGLSAYRERPLAVALPETEAQVAAVLQACHALQVPVVARGAGTGLSGGALPHAQGVTLALAKFNRILELNPLARTARVQCGVRNLAISEAAAPHGLYYAPDPSSQIACTIGGNVAENSGGVHCLKYGLTLHNVLRVKGFTAQGEPVEFGSEALDAAGLDLLSVIVGSEGMLAVITEVTVKLVPKPRLARCIMASFDDMRKAGDAVAAIIAAGIIPAGLEMMDKPMTAAVEDFVHAGYDLTAEAILLCESDGTPEEVAEEIERMSAVLRESGATQIAVSEDEAQRLRFWSGRKNAFPASGRISPDYMCMDSTIPRKRLADILLAIQQMEQKYGLRCANVFHAGDGNLHPLILFDANDPDQLHRCEQFGAEILETSVALGGTVTGEHGVGIEKLNSMCVQFSAEERAQMLALKSAFDPAGLLNPGKVIPTLNRCAEYGRMHVRKGLLAFPELERF, encoded by the coding sequence GTGAACACCGCTGCCGTCGCCATCCCTTCCGCGCCCCCGGCCTCGAGCCGGACCGAACGCCAGCAGGCCGTCGTCGCCGCGCTGGCGCGGGTGCTGCCTCCCCATGCCCTGCTCTGGACCGCCGAGGACACCACACCCTACGAGTGCGACGGGCTCTCGGCCTACCGCGAGCGCCCCCTGGCCGTGGCCCTGCCCGAGACCGAGGCTCAGGTGGCCGCGGTGCTGCAGGCCTGCCATGCCCTGCAGGTGCCGGTGGTGGCGCGCGGCGCGGGCACCGGCCTCTCGGGCGGCGCCCTGCCCCATGCCCAGGGCGTGACCCTGGCCCTGGCCAAGTTCAATCGCATCCTGGAGCTCAATCCCCTGGCCCGCACGGCCCGGGTGCAGTGCGGGGTGCGCAACCTCGCCATCTCCGAGGCGGCGGCGCCGCACGGCCTCTATTACGCGCCCGACCCCAGCAGCCAGATCGCCTGCACCATTGGTGGCAATGTGGCCGAGAACTCGGGCGGCGTGCACTGCCTGAAGTACGGCCTGACCCTGCACAACGTCTTGCGCGTCAAGGGCTTCACGGCCCAGGGCGAGCCGGTGGAGTTCGGCTCCGAGGCCCTGGACGCCGCCGGCCTGGACCTGCTGAGCGTGATCGTGGGCAGCGAAGGCATGCTGGCCGTGATCACCGAGGTCACGGTCAAGCTGGTGCCCAAGCCGCGCCTGGCGCGCTGCATCATGGCCAGCTTCGATGACATGCGAAAGGCCGGCGACGCCGTGGCCGCCATCATCGCCGCGGGCATCATCCCGGCCGGCCTGGAGATGATGGACAAGCCCATGACCGCCGCCGTGGAAGACTTTGTGCACGCCGGCTACGACCTCACGGCCGAGGCCATCCTGCTGTGCGAGAGCGACGGCACGCCCGAGGAGGTGGCCGAGGAGATCGAGCGCATGAGCGCGGTGCTGCGCGAGAGCGGCGCCACCCAGATCGCGGTGAGCGAGGACGAGGCCCAGCGCCTGCGCTTCTGGAGCGGGCGCAAGAACGCCTTCCCCGCCTCGGGCCGCATCAGCCCCGACTACATGTGCATGGACTCCACCATCCCGCGCAAGCGCCTGGCCGACATCCTGCTGGCCATCCAGCAGATGGAGCAGAAGTACGGCCTGCGCTGCGCCAATGTCTTCCATGCGGGCGACGGCAATCTGCACCCCCTGATCCTCTTCGATGCCAATGACCCGGACCAGCTGCATCGCTGCGAGCAGTTCGGCGCCGAGATCCTGGAGACCAGCGTGGCCCTGGGCGGCACCGTGACCGGCGAGCATGGCGTGGGCATCGAGAAGCTCAACAGCATGTGCGTGCAGTTCTCCGCCGAGGAGCGCGCGCAGATGCTGGCGCTCAAAAGCGCCTTCGATCCCGCCGGCCTGCTCAACCCCGGCAAGGTGATTCCCACGCTGAACCGCTGCGCCGAGTACGGCCGCATGCATGTGCGCAAGGGCCTGCTGGCCTTCCCCGAGCTGGAGCGCTTCTGA